A stretch of DNA from Tautonia rosea:
CTTGATTGCCTTCAAGGCCTCCTGGAGCCCCTTCAACTCCTCCTTCGTCTCGTCCGGATACAGGGACTCCGGTTTCTCGGGAAGCTCGAAGCCCTCGCCCCCCTCGGCGATGAGCCGGGCGTTGGCCGTCTCGGTGGCTTCGCGAATCGCCTTCTCGGCCTCGGCAACCTTCTGGTCGTGCTCGGCCTTGCGGACCAGATCTTCGGGCGTCGGAATCTCGTGCTCGTGCCACTGGGCGACGGTCTTGAATGAGTCCATCGTCCGGGTGCTCTTGAAGATTCCGGCCAGGGCGTAGTAGTCGGCCGTCGAGATCGGGTCGAACTTGTGGTCGTGGCACCGGGCGCAGCCGATCGTCAGGCCGAGAAAGGTCCGGCCGAGCGTATCGAGCTGCTCGTCGATGATGTCCATCTCCATCTTCTGCTGATCCGGCTCGGCCAACACCTTCGGCCCGAGCGACAGGAAGCCGGTGGCGATCACCTGCCGGTGGGCTTCCTCGGGATCGTCCGACTTCGGCAGCAGATCGCCCGCCAGTTGCTCGACGACGAAGCGGTCGTACGGCCGATCCTCGTTGAACGCCTCGACCACGTAATCGCGATACCGCCAGGCGTTCCCGTGCGCCACGTTCTCGTCCGAGCCGTTCGAGTCGGCATAGCGGGCCACATCCAGCCAGTGCCGTCCCCATCGCTCGCCATACGCCGGCGACGCCAGCAGCCGCTCGACCACCCGCTCAAACGCCTCGGGTGACTCGTCAGCCAAAAAGGCCGCCACCTCCTCCGGCGTGGGCGGCAATCCCGTGAGGTCGAACGTCGCCCGACGGATCAAGGTCCGCCGATCGGCCGGAGGGGCAGGGGAGAGCCCCCGGGCCTCCAGCTCGCTCAGAATGAACCGATCCAGATCCGACTTCGGCCACGATGCGTCCGAGACCCCCGGCACTTCCGGATCGCTCATCGGCTGAAACGACCAGAGGTCCACCTCCTCCGGATCCTCCCACGCCTTCGCCTTCGATGCCTCGCTCGGCCTCGCGCCGTCGCCCACTCTCGGGTCCGGCGCTCCCATCTCAACCCACTCTACCAACCGTGCAATCTCTTGATCCGACAGCTTCCCCTCGGGCGGCATCTTCAGGAGCACGTCCTCGTACCGCACCGCCTCAATCAGGAGACTGTTCTCCGGATCTCCCGGCACAACCGACGGCCCCAGGTCGCCGCCCACCTCCCACCCGAGCTTGCTGTCGAGCACCAGCCCCCCTCGAATCCTCGGGGCCTCCTCGGAGTGGCACGCATAGCAATGCTCCACCAGCACCGGGCGCACGTGCGTCTCGAAGAACGCGATCCCCTCCTGCGAGGCCTGCGGCTCGTCCGCTCCGGCGACCCCAATCGGAACAAGCGCCATCAGCACCGCGATCATCCCAAGGACCCTGATCCCTCGGAATCGTCGGCAACTGCACTCGAACCTCGGCCGCTGGTCGTCCCGATTCCCGATCATGTCGGCAGCGTCCTCCGCGATCGCGTTGCCCCCCGCGTCTTCCCTGCCCTGCTTGGGGAATCGACACTCAGGGGCCCTTCGGATTGTCCAACATGCGTTGGATATCGAATGCCCCATTGTACCCGAAACCCGAGCCTCGTGAGCCCCTTTTCCAGTGGCAGCTCACAACTTCCGCCGAGTACAAATGCACGGCGAGCCGTAAACCGGCCGTCGCTGCCCGGGCCGTGGGCCGCGACTCCCTGCGAATCTGCCCGGTCCCCGGCGAAGGCCACACGACACGACAACAATTGCCCGGTGGCCAGAGGCCCGAAACAATAAGACCGGAGACGACGATGGCGGTGGCGTAGCCCCGCGTTGTTTCGACTGCTTCAGCTCACCTCGCCGCTCACCGCGACCCTGGAGACGTCATGGACTACGGAATCGACCGGAGGGATTTCGGAAGACGGACGACCGTGATCATCGGTGGCCTGTTGACGGGCATCCCGGCCGTCGGTGCGACGACTCCCCGCCGGGACCGCGACGGCTCGGACACCCGGCTGCTACAGCTTGGCCTCAACGCCCTGGCCCGGGCCCCCCGGTTCGATTACTTCGCCGACGGCCATCGAGGCGCCAGCATGGTGGCTGCCCACCTGATGTGCACGGACAACGACCTGGACGAGCGGGCGACGGCCCGGATCATCGAGCTATTCGACCACAACTGGGCCAAGACCCCGCTGTGCGAGCCCTTCCCGGATGCCGAGCCCCGTCCGGAGCGGATCGACGAGATTGGGGCCGCCCTGGCCGAGGGAGGAGGAGTGCTCCGGCAGGTCGGCCACGACGCGATCTTCGCCATGCTGGCGATCAAGGCCTTCCGCATGCACCCCGAGGCGGCCACGCCCGGGCGGATCGACGGGGTCTGTCGCCTCATCCGCTCCTTTACCCCCTGGCGTGATGTGGACCCGGACCCCGACGTCGATCCGCCCTCGTTTGCGGACGAGGTGGCTGCCTCAAGGTTCATCCTCCGTGAGGCCCTGGCGGCGATCGATCGGTTCGAGGGGTACGGCCAGGGGTTCGCCGGTCACATGCTGACCTTCGGCCAGGCGTTGGTGGAGCTGGCGGCGATGGGGGAGGTCGAATGGGCCGAGAGCTGCCGGACCGCCTTCCGCAAGTACGTGACCGTGACCCGCCAAGGTCCCGATGCCGATGCGAGGCGGATCCCGGACCACCGGCCGAGCGCGCTGCGGCCCACCGACACCGCCTACTGGGAGAAGCGCGGTGAGCGCACCCTGGGCATCGGGCACGTATTCAAATACCCCTACAGCTGTTACGACCTGCTGCGGCGGGCCGAGGACCCGGAACTGGCCCGCGCCTGGGATGCGAAGGCGTATCACCTGTTCTGAAGCCGGTCGAACGACCACGGGGCAACCGAACAGGGTGCTTCCTGCCCCTCAGGAACGTCCCCGATCAACCCGCGTGGCCCGACGGACGAGGCGATCATGACGCGCAACGCGTGCGATGACCATGGGCAGGGCGGAGGATCAGGCTGACGATCCCCCCTGCTCACGGCTATCGCATCGCGGCCGTGCCGAGGCGACGTCGCGGGGCCAGCGCTTGGGGGGGGACCCCGCCAGCGCTGCGGCGTCAGGGCCGACGGGGCGAACGAAGGTGTTTGATCCCGGCGACTCCCCGAGGTTCCGATTCCTGCGAGATACGCCAGGCGAACCAGAGAAACGACGGGTCTCGGGAGATCGGCCCGCGCGGGATCGCGACGATATTGCTTGGCAAGGTGGTCCGTGTTGGGAAACCGCCATGATGCCGCGATGCGACCGCCATGTTCCTACTGGAGGTTGAAGCTGAGGTCGATGCTGCCACCGCGAATTCGCCAGCGGTCGCGGCGTCGAACGGCCTCCAGTGAGGGTCCTGATACCGTGTCCTGCTCGGGGCCAGGAGTTCGGCGCTCTTACCGGTAGTCAGGTCCACGCGGCGGAGGACGTAGTCGGAAGGAAAGAGTCTCGCTGCGTAAAGCAGGTGCTGTCCTTCGGGCGAGTAGGAGAGGTCAGTCGTCTCATGAATGAGCTCCTGGCCCTGCAAGCGCTGGGGCTCGGAGCCGGGTGGCGGATTCACCGGGTCGAAGTCGCTCCCAACCGTGTAAGCGACTCCTCCCGGCAGGAACGCGATTCTGCTGCCATCCGGGGTCCAGGTCACATCCAGGATCGGATCGGTCGCAAACTCCTCCCCTGTGTCCGGGTTGAGCACTCCAGGGCCAATCACCGTGCGCCGCGTGGTGGGATCGGGAATGAGCGGCACCGGGTCGAGCACCGGGGTCGGATCGCCTGTCACGGGGTCAGGCTTGCTCTCGAAAGGCATCAGTCGCACTGTCTCAATGTGATAAAACACCCGTGGGTAGATCTGAGTATCAGCGATCCGTGTCGTCCACTCGTAGGCGATCTCCTGGCCGTCCGGACTCCAGACTGGATGTGTCAAGGACGATCGGTCGTCCCCTTCGGCGACCGGGATCGAGAAGGAAAACTCCACGGACGGGCCAATCTCGACGAACGGATCGGCCGAGTCTCCATTCCAGACCACGGTCATCGCGCCGATCCCGGAATTCTCCCTGTCGCCTTGGACCTGGTACGCGATCTTCCCTTGATAGCCGTTGGAGGGATCGCCATCGAGGTCGGGCGACCAGCTCGGAGCGTAGGAGAACACGCCATCCAGCGCCGTGAGGGGGACGACGTTAGGGTCGGTCCCGAATCGAGAAGTCACACGCGTCGAGACCTCGTCAACGCCGTCGCCGTCGAGGTCCGCGATGTCGACATCGATCAGGAGGATCTGGTAGTCGGTGGCATTCAATGTGTTCGAGGAGACGACCACCGCCACGGCGCCCTGGTAGCCGTTGGAGGGATCACCATCGAGGTCGGGCGACCAGACCGGGTCATCGAAGTCGAGGTTTTCGTCGGCCCCGGACCAGATGACGGTCTGATTCGACCAGTCCTCGTTCATGACGACGAGGTTGTCGATGAAATCCGCATTCGGCTTTGCTTGGGATGCTTCGACGAAGACGATGGCCGGGTCGGCCGAGGTGGGAGGTGGGGGGGCGGGGGTGGGTCGCCACCACCAGGCTTGCCGCCGCCCTTGCTGAGCAGGAGGCGGGACTCCAGGGAGTCGAACCTGGGTCGTCGGGAAACGCGACGCGAGTTGGTCAAGCGAATCATGGGAGGCTCCTTAGAAAGGCATCTGCGCGAATCACGGCGCACGGACTCTCAAGTATCTTATTGTGAAATTAGAAAGAGAAATGGTGTGATCAACTGCTTGGTATCTTAACATTCCGAATCCAGCCGGGAGGCGTGGCCGTCCGCTGAGCACCGCGACGCAGAACCGGTCAGGTGGGAAGGGGGTCGACCGGCAGAATGCCGCGAGGCTCCGGAACTTCGGGATCGAGGCCCAAAATCAGCGCAGCCTCGCGATAGATCCACCAGAATCCGGCATCACGTGACTCGTGCTCGAGGCACCATTGGGTCGCACGCTCGAACCACTCGGTTGCGGCCTCACGATCGCCGCGATGTGCCAGGACCAACGCCATGGCCGCGAACTCGAACGCATCGCCTCCGTTGTGCTGCCTCAGCGCCTCGCGCAGCTCGTGTTCTGCCGTGGATGAGTCTCCAAGCCGGAAGTGGATTACCGCGAGACGGGCCCGATGGTGCTCGCGCGTGTCCCCAATCTGGACGGCTTCCCTGGCGGCGCGGAGGCCAAGCGAAAAGTCACCGTTGGCCGGGGCGTCGACCATGGTGGCCAACCAGTAGGCGAGCTTGCTGAGCTGAACCGCTCGGCGCTCCCGCTGATGGAGGTCCAGGCTGATCGGGGTCTCCAGACCCTCACGAAGCCAGCGCTCGCAGAATGCCCGGATCACCGGGCCGTCGCCCATCTCCTCGAGAGTCTCGACGTAGAGCCCCATCGACGAGCTGACCATGATATGCTCGAATCCGTAGTAGGCTCGTCTGCCCTCGGCCGCCTCGAGATAGAGCTCCGCCGCCTTCTGTAACTGCCCATCGCCCCGGTAGACATGCGCCAGTTCGTGGATGCCCTTGAGCGTTGCCGGGTGGCCCGGGCCGAGCTGGAGCCGATTGCTTCGAACGACGGCACCGAGCAAGTTTGCGGCCTCCCCAAAGGCACCCAGTCGACAGCGGGCCTGTCCGAGCAGGGTCATCGTCCAGAGTGTCTCCGGATGGCCTGCCCCTTGCACCTTCTGTTGGATGCCAAGGTTGTGTTGGAGTAAGTCGCTGGCCTCCTGCAGGTTCCCCGCACGAATGAGCGCATCACCGAGGTCCGCATGCGCAGCGAGGGTTGCAGGATGCGCTGCGCCGAACACGCGCCGGTGAGACTCGGCCGAACGGCGTGCCAATCGGATCGCCTCCTGCTTCCTGGCCATGTTGTGGAATCCACTCGGATTGACCACAGGCACGAGTGCCGAGAGGGTCTCAAGGGTTTCCGGGTGTTCCGGACCGAGGAGACGCTCGCGGATCTCCAGCGCACGGCGCAGGTTCCGTTCGGCATCGGCATAGCGGCCCAAGGCGAAGTCCGCCTGGCCCAGGGCCGTGCGCATGGACGCCTCGAGCCTCGGCTGATTGGCGAACTGAGTCGCCAGAGCGTTCTCGGCAGA
This window harbors:
- a CDS encoding PSD1 and planctomycete cytochrome C domain-containing protein; its protein translation is MALVPIGVAGADEPQASQEGIAFFETHVRPVLVEHCYACHSEEAPRIRGGLVLDSKLGWEVGGDLGPSVVPGDPENSLLIEAVRYEDVLLKMPPEGKLSDQEIARLVEWVEMGAPDPRVGDGARPSEASKAKAWEDPEEVDLWSFQPMSDPEVPGVSDASWPKSDLDRFILSELEARGLSPAPPADRRTLIRRATFDLTGLPPTPEEVAAFLADESPEAFERVVERLLASPAYGERWGRHWLDVARYADSNGSDENVAHGNAWRYRDYVVEAFNEDRPYDRFVVEQLAGDLLPKSDDPEEAHRQVIATGFLSLGPKVLAEPDQQKMEMDIIDEQLDTLGRTFLGLTIGCARCHDHKFDPISTADYYALAGIFKSTRTMDSFKTVAQWHEHEIPTPEDLVRKAEHDQKVAEAEKAIREATETANARLIAEGGEGFELPEKPESLYPDETKEELKGLQEALKAIKEAAPELPTAMGVTEGEAVTDLAIHIRGSHLTLGEVVPRRVPTALTRFETPEFNESSSGRLELARWIADEEHPLTARVMVNRIWRWHFGNGIVASTDNFGVLGDEPTHGPLLDWLAHRFVEDGWSIKAMHRRIMGSQTYQMSSDPNPMATAIDPENRFLWRMPIRRLEAEAIRDALLALGGRLDREVGGSLLTVENRGYFFNHTSKDLTNYDSNRRSLYLPIVRNHLYDVFQLFDASDASVAVGDRQSTTVAPQALFLMNSDLVLQAASDLATDLLGQTDRSDAERITLLYERAYARPPSDEETARALAAIDRLAEAWESDGSTMNEDALRRESWTALCQVILAANEFMYIR
- a CDS encoding TolB family protein, which codes for MNEDWSNQTVIWSGADENLDFDDPVWSPDLDGDPSNGYQGAVAVVVSSNTLNATDYQILLIDVDIADLDGDGVDEVSTRVTSRFGTDPNVVPLTALDGVFSYAPSWSPDLDGDPSNGYQGKIAYQVQGDRENSGIGAMTVVWNGDSADPFVEIGPSVEFSFSIPVAEGDDRSSLTHPVWSPDGQEIAYEWTTRIADTQIYPRVFYHIETVRLMPFESKPDPVTGDPTPVLDPVPLIPDPTTRRTVIGPGVLNPDTGEEFATDPILDVTWTPDGSRIAFLPGGVAYTVGSDFDPVNPPPGSEPQRLQGQELIHETTDLSYSPEGQHLLYAARLFPSDYVLRRVDLTTGKSAELLAPSRTRYQDPHWRPFDAATAGEFAVAASTSASTSSRNMAVASRHHGGFPTRTTLPSNIVAIPRGPISRDPSFLWFAWRISQESEPRGVAGIKHLRSPRRP